Proteins encoded by one window of Rhodamnia argentea isolate NSW1041297 chromosome 6, ASM2092103v1, whole genome shotgun sequence:
- the LOC115756067 gene encoding uncharacterized protein LOC115756067, with product MEMVRPSAYYEALKRYWRRRRYQRLSGSPTKRSKLKVMRLGGSGGSRRQWKVRTASRLRWKISAASLSPMKLLAKFHNGYMDMMVGVACSVIKSTSGAGILRGKRVAKESQKISMVSTGEEVDGRFVMEVYKKLAASRQLPDF from the coding sequence ATGGAGATGGTTCGTCCGAGCGCATACTACGAAGCCCTGAAGAGGTACtggaggagaagaagataccaaAGGCTATCCGGCAGCCCCACCAAGAGAAGCAAGCTGAAGGTCATGAGGCTCGGGGGAAGCGGCGGCAGCCGGCGTCAATGGAAGGTGCGGACGGCGTCGAGGCTCCGGTGGAAGATATCTGCCGCCTCGCTCTCCCCCATGAAGCTGCTGGCCAAGTTCCACAACGGTTACATGGACATGATGGTCGGTGTCGCGTGCAGCGTCATCAAGTCGACCAGCGGCGCCGGCATCTTGCGGGGGAAGCGGGTCGCCAAGGAGAGCCAGAAGATATCCATGGTCTCGACCGGGGAAGAGGTCGACGGCAGGTTCGTCATGGAGGTTTATAAGAAACTGGCGGCTTCGCGGCAACTGCCGGACTTTTGA